Within the Plectropomus leopardus isolate mb unplaced genomic scaffold, YSFRI_Pleo_2.0 unplaced_scaffold16066, whole genome shotgun sequence genome, the region acacacacacacacacacacacacacacacacacacacaaacacacacagtgtgcagtGGTGGACTGGGTGAACTGGTGTGGTACCTGGCAGTCGATGCTGCCGTCGCAGCGCAGGCTGTGGGGCAGGCAGGTGTAGATGCGGGTGTAGCGGGACAGGCAGGGGAACTGGTTCAGGCTGCAGGGCTGGAAGGAGAACGGCGACTCCACACACAGCTCCTCGTCCGAGTTGTCTCCGCACTCGTCCATCGAGTTACATCGCCACCAGTCTGGGATGCACTTCCCATTAGAGCAGTGAAACTGGTCCACGTCACAGCTGGACGCCTCCGGCTTACCTGCAACAAAACGGGTTACTGGTCACGTGACCACAGGAGGTGATGACCAGCTGAGAAAACTGTCGAGGAACAGCCACAAAGAACCTGGGTCTTTTTGTTATAGGAACCATGCAGAACACACATTATCGTAGTTATACTGGATCATACTGGATCATACTGGGTTATACTGAGTCATACTACGTTACACTAGGTCATACTGTTGTTCAAGAACCAGGTATGCCCACTGCAGCTCACAGCCAGATGTAGGACAGACTGTCAGACTGTTATTATATATCTATGGTGTCCGTGTCCTCACCAGTGATGTAGGACAGCCTGAAGCCCTTCCCAGTCAGCGTATCGTCTGAGTGGAAGTGGATCCAAACGTGGTCCTGGGAGGAGATGTACGGCGGCGGCAGGGCGGCGCCACAGACCCTCAGTCCGTCCAGGCTCCTGTAGCTGCTGATGGACATCCAGTCTGAGGAGCAGCGGTGGGATCCCTGCAGGTCAAAGTCCTGAAAACTATCAGAGAACACAGAGGGTTAACTTCGAGTCATCATCATATCAGACCCACTGACATCTCTGCTACGTCCTCTGAGCTCCTTCCTGTCCCTCCTGGTGCTGTAATCATGGAGACGGTGTGCGTGTCTTACCTGATGGTGACGCTGTCTCCAGGATGCGCTCTGATGTTCCAGCTGCAGTTCAGTCGCGATGGATACTGAAAGGGCCAACCAGGACTGGTGATGACCCCACTGGACGCCCGCAGGAGCTCCGCCACGTCCCCACAcgctgacagacacagagacacagggacacagggacagagggagacagggacagagggagacagggacagagaaacagggacagagacacagacaaagaaacaggGACAGAAAGAGTTAGATTCAGACTGCTGATGTCTTGATGGCTGATGTGCCATCATGGTTGTGACATCAT harbors:
- the LOC121964566 gene encoding low-density lipoprotein receptor-related protein 12-like, translated to CIAASQRNDNVYVSGISNACGDVAELLRASSGVITSPGWPFQYPSRLNCSWNIRAHPGDSVTISFQDFDLQGSHRCSSDWMSISSYRSLDGLRVCGAALPPPYISSQDHVWIHFHSDDTLTGKGFRLSYITGKPEASSCDVDQFHCSNGKCIPDWWRCNSMDECGDNSDEELCVESPFSFQPCSLNQFPCLSRYTRIYTCLPHSLRCDGSIDCQVPHQFTQSTTAH